In Oncorhynchus kisutch isolate 150728-3 linkage group LG5, Okis_V2, whole genome shotgun sequence, a genomic segment contains:
- the LOC109880654 gene encoding sodium/potassium-transporting ATPase subunit alpha-1 isoform X5, translating into MDLTEQTTIHCVTMSLGIATRARSSKVDNSSLTGESEPQTRTPDFSNDNPLETRNIAFFSTNCVEGTARGIVINTGDHTVMGRIATLATSLEGGKTPIAKEIEHFIHIITGVAVFLGVSFFVLSLILGYGWLEAVIFLIGIIVANVPEGLLATVTVCLTLTAKRMAKKNCLVKNLEAVETLGSTSTICSDKTGTLTQNRMTVAHMWFDNQIHEADTTENQSGTCFDKSSATWASLARVAGLCNRAVFLAEQNNVPILKRDVAGDASESALLKCIELCCGSVKDMREKYSKIAEIPFNSTNKYQLSIHKNIVAGESNHLLVMKGAPERILDRCSTILIQGKEQTLNDELKEAFQNAYEELGGLGERVLGFCHFQLPDDQFAEGFQFDCEEVNFPTENLCFVGLMSMIDPPRAAVPDAVGKCRSAGIKVIMVTGDHPITAKAIAKGVGIISEGNETVEDIAARLKIPVSEVNPRDAKACVVHGGELKDLSAEQLDDILAHHTEIVFARTSPQQKLIIVEGCQRQGAIVAVTGDGVNDSPALKKADIGVAMGISGSDVSKQAADMILLDDNFASIVTGVEEGRLIFDNLKKSIAYTLTSNIPEISPFLLFIIANIPLPLGTVTILCIDLGTDMVPAISLAYEEAENDIMKRQPRNPKTDKLVNERLISIAYGQIGMMQATAGFFTYFVILAENGFLPMDLLGMRVDWDNKIMNDMEDSYGQQWTYERRKIVEFTCHTAFFASIVVVQWADLIICKTRRNSILQQGMKNRILIFGLFEETALAVFLSYCPGMDVALRMYPLKPCWWFCALPYSLLIFLYDEGRRYILRRNPGGWVEQETYY; encoded by the exons cattgtgtaacaatgagccttGGGATTGCAACCAGagcaagatcttcaaag GTGGACAACTCCTCCCTCACTGGTGAATCTGAGCCCCAGACACGTACCCCGGATTTCTCCAATGACAACCCCCTGGAGACAAGGAACATTGCCTTCTTCTCTACCAACTGTGTTGAAG GAACTGCCAGAGGTATCGTCATCAACACTGGTGACCACACTGTCATGGGTCGTATCGCCACCTTGGCCACAAGTCTGGAGGGTGGGAAGACGCCTATAGCCAAAGAGATTGAGCACTTTATCCACATCATCACCGGTGTGGCCGTCTTCCTGGGCGTGTCTTTCTTCGTCCTCTCCCTCATTCTGGGATATGGTTGGCTGGAAGCTGTCATCTTCCTCATTGGAATCATCGTTGCTAATGTGCCAGAGGGTCTCTTGGCTACTGTAACT GTGTGTTTAACTCTGACTGCCAAACGTATGGCCAAGAAGAACTGCCTGGTGAAGAATCTTGAAGCTGTTGAGACCCTTGGCTCCACCTCCACCATTTGCTCTGACAAGACCGGAACCCTGACTCAGAACAGAATGACCGTGGCTCACATGTGGTTCGACAACCAGATCCATGAGGCTGACACCACAGAGAATCAGAGTGGTACCTGCTTTGACAAAAGCTCTGCCACCTGGGCTTCCCTGGCTAGAGTCGCTGGCCTGTGCAACCGCGCCGTCTTCCTGGCAGAACAGAACAACGTACCTATCCTCAAGAGAGATGTGGCTGGTGATGCTTCAGAGTCTGCCCTGCTGAAGTGTATTGAGTTGTGCTGCGGGTCTGTCAAAGACATGAGAGAAAAGTACAGCAAGATCGCTGAGATTCCCTTCAACTCCACCAACAAATATCAG CTCTCCATTCATAAGAACATTGTGGCCGGAGAGTCCAATCACCTACTGGTGATGAAGGGAGCCCCTGAGAGGATTCTGGATCGCTGCTCCACCATTTTGATCCAGGGCAAAGAACAGACTCTCAATGACGAGTTGAAGGAAGCCTTCCAGAACGCTTATGAAGAGCTGggagggctgggagagagagtgcTGG GTTTCTGTCATTTCCAGCTCCCTGATGACCAGTTCGCTGAGGGCTTCCAGTTTGATTGTGAAGAGGTGAACTTCCCAACTGAGAATCTGTGCTTCGTTGGACTAATGTCCATGATTGACCCTCCCCGTGCTGCTGTGCCTGATGCTGTGGGAAAGTGCAGGAGTGCTGGTATCAAG GTTATCATGGTCACTGGTGATCATCCCATCACTGCTAAGGCCATTGCCAAGGGTGTGGGCATCATATCTGAAGGAAACGAGACTGTTGAGGACATTGCTGCTCGTCTGAAAATCCCCGTTTCTGAGGTCAATCCAAG AGATGCCAAGGCCTGTGTTGTCCACGGTGGAGAGCTGAAGGACCTGTCAGCCGAACAGTTGGATGACATTTTGGCCCATCACACTGAGATTGTGTTTGCCAGAACATCTCCTCAGCAGAAGCTGATCATTGTGGAGGGCTGCCAGCGTCAG GGTGCTATTGTGGCTGTGACAGGTGATGGTGTGAACGATTCTCCTGCTCTGAAGAAGGCTGACATAGGTGTTGCAATGGGTATCTCTGGATCTGACGTCTCCAAGCAGGCTGCAGACATGATCCTCCTGGATGACAACTTTGCCTCCATCGTGACTGGTGTTGAAGAGG gcCGTCTGATCTTTGACAACTTGAAGAAGTCCATCGCCTACACCCTGACCAGTAATATTCCAGAAATCTcacccttcctcctcttcatcatcgcCAACATTCCACTGCCCCTAGGAACCGTCACCATCCTCTGTATCGACTTGGGAACTGATATG GTCCCAGCTATCTCCCTGGCCTATGAAGAAGCTGAGAATGACATCATGAAGCGACAGCCCAGAAACCCCAAAACTGACAAACTGGTGAACGAGAGGCTCATTAGCATAGCCTACGGTCAAATTG GTATGATGCAGGCCACAGCCGGATTCTTCACATACTTTGTTATCCTGGCTGAGAACGGGTTCTTGCCCATGGATTTGCTGGGTATGCGTGTGGACTGGGACAACAAGATAATGAACGACATGGAGGACAGCTACGGCCAGCAGTGG ACATATGAGCGCAGAAAGATTGTGGAGTTCACCTGCCACACAGCATTCTTCGCCAGTATTGTAGTTGTACAGTGGGCTGATTTGATCATCTGTAAGACCAGGAGGAACTCCATCCTTCAGCAGGGAATGAA GAACCGTATTCTCATCTTCGGACTGTTTGAGGAAACTGCCCTGGCTGTCTTCCTGTCCTACTGTCCTGGAATGGATGTCGCCCTCAGAATGTACCCCCTCAA gCCTTGCTGGTGGTTCTGTGCCTTACCCTACTCTCTGCTCATCTTCCTCTATGATGAGGGTAGGAGATACATCCTGCGACGAAACCCAGGAG GTTGGGTGGAACAGGAGACCTACTACTGA